Proteins encoded together in one Planctopirus ephydatiae window:
- a CDS encoding basic secretory protein-like protein — protein MRHLLLAAGCVLGVMAFAPAADEPKPFIRVNLDTSEVPELETWGKEAQELIVEWYPRMVNLLGSENYQPAREMGLKFRNSKEGVAHTIKDQITVSSQWVKDHPEDVGLVIHEMVHVIQAYPPRSGPGWITEGVADYLRYAVYEGRPLSWFPSSADPKGFTKGYNMTAGFFLWLENGPAPGIVAKLNAHMRQGTYKESLFEEAGGKPLLDLWQDYLSHRRQMRSR, from the coding sequence GTGAGACATTTGCTGCTGGCTGCGGGCTGCGTTCTGGGTGTGATGGCTTTTGCACCAGCTGCCGATGAGCCGAAACCTTTCATTAGAGTCAATCTCGACACCAGCGAAGTCCCGGAACTGGAAACCTGGGGAAAAGAGGCACAAGAGCTGATTGTGGAATGGTACCCACGCATGGTGAATCTGCTGGGCTCGGAAAACTATCAGCCAGCTCGTGAAATGGGCCTCAAGTTCCGCAACAGCAAAGAAGGAGTCGCGCACACGATCAAGGATCAGATCACAGTTTCCTCGCAATGGGTGAAGGATCATCCCGAGGATGTCGGACTGGTGATCCACGAGATGGTGCATGTGATTCAGGCTTATCCACCTCGTTCAGGGCCGGGCTGGATCACGGAAGGAGTGGCCGACTACCTGCGTTACGCGGTTTATGAAGGGCGACCACTGAGCTGGTTTCCTTCCAGTGCCGACCCTAAGGGCTTCACCAAGGGTTACAACATGACGGCTGGCTTTTTCCTGTGGCTGGAGAATGGCCCTGCTCCAGGAATTGTTGCCAAGCTGAATGCTCACATGCGACAGGGGACATACAAAGAAAGCCTCTTTGAAGAAGCCGGCGGGAAGCCACTCCTTGATCTCTGGCAGGATTATTTGAGCCACCGGCGGCAGATGCGTTCGCGATAA
- the cysK gene encoding cysteine synthase A: MPIFKDNSESIGRTPLVQINRLTAGLSSRVLAKIEGRNPAYSVKCRIGAAMIWDAEQSGKLKPGMHVVEPTSGNTGIALAFVCAARGYKLTLTMPETMSIERRMMLKSFGADLVLTPGADGMKGAISKAEELAAQPGWFIPQQFKNPANPAIHVKTTGPEIWNDTEGQVDVFVAGVGTGGTITGVARFLKHEKKHPVHVVAVEPAASPVLAGGPAGRHKIQGIGAGFVPDTFDRSVVDEILSVTDDEAIETARKLAMEEGISCGISCGAAMAGALKVAARPEFAGKTIVTVLPDAGERYLSTALFENLR, translated from the coding sequence ATGCCCATTTTTAAGGACAACTCAGAATCGATCGGGCGGACGCCACTGGTGCAGATCAATCGCTTGACGGCCGGTCTTTCGAGCCGGGTGCTGGCCAAAATCGAAGGCCGCAACCCTGCCTACAGCGTCAAGTGCCGCATTGGCGCCGCGATGATCTGGGATGCCGAACAATCCGGGAAGCTCAAGCCCGGCATGCATGTTGTCGAACCCACCAGTGGGAATACCGGCATCGCTCTGGCATTTGTCTGTGCCGCCCGAGGCTATAAGCTCACCTTGACGATGCCTGAAACCATGTCGATTGAGCGACGGATGATGCTCAAAAGCTTCGGTGCCGATCTGGTCCTCACTCCAGGGGCTGACGGTATGAAAGGAGCCATTTCCAAAGCCGAAGAACTGGCGGCACAGCCTGGCTGGTTTATCCCTCAGCAGTTCAAGAACCCTGCCAATCCCGCCATTCATGTGAAAACCACTGGCCCCGAAATCTGGAATGATACTGAAGGACAGGTGGATGTTTTTGTGGCAGGGGTGGGGACTGGCGGCACAATTACAGGTGTTGCCCGATTCCTGAAGCACGAAAAGAAACACCCGGTGCATGTGGTCGCTGTTGAACCCGCAGCCAGCCCTGTCCTCGCCGGTGGCCCGGCAGGCCGCCACAAAATTCAAGGCATTGGTGCCGGCTTTGTCCCCGACACTTTTGATCGTTCGGTCGTCGATGAGATTTTGAGTGTCACTGATGATGAAGCCATCGAGACTGCCCGTAAGCTGGCAATGGAAGAAGGCATCAGTTGCGGAATCAGTTGCGGCGCTGCCATGGCTGGCGCTCTCAAAGTGGCAGCCCGCCCTGAATTCGCTGGCAAAACGATTGTGACCGTCCTGCCAGATGCCGGCGAACGCTATCTTTCGACAGCGCTGTTTGAGAACCTGCGATAG
- a CDS encoding serine hydrolase domain-containing protein, which translates to MKKSLTLLITILWSSAADLTWGQSVPTGNGSPISPSPTVTAAVTARAAETWEVVSPDFLPLSQKISASLNQAIERGEIPGAVVKAGTLDETLLQGAVGDRILSPEKIPLRPGDVFDLASLTKPLATSLAVMKLVDQKKLDLSEPVAKYWPEFKENGKEAITSIDLLTHRSGLIADNALADYAQDPEISWQKMARLPLRQPAGTRFVYSDVGLMVMGRVVEKISGKSLAEFCAQELYQPLALQRTGYLPPSAWADQLVPTEGPVGTVHDPRAAWLGGVAGHAGLFSDAHGIAVLSRAILVSLQNKDSLAANMPRLFTPATARFMVAPIEVPAVNSSGPTTVHRGLGWDMRSTYSSNRPTKMSDSAFGHGGFTGTSLWIDPQRKLFVCILSSRLYPDGKGVINPLAREIGDRIVEQFDARTTRPTPEILQPPSANR; encoded by the coding sequence GTGAAAAAGTCACTGACGTTGCTGATTACCATCCTCTGGTCGTCAGCAGCCGATTTGACTTGGGGCCAGTCCGTACCAACTGGGAATGGCTCTCCCATTTCGCCCTCACCAACAGTTACGGCCGCAGTCACCGCCAGAGCGGCAGAAACCTGGGAGGTTGTCTCTCCCGATTTTCTCCCGCTCAGTCAGAAAATTTCAGCCAGCCTCAATCAAGCGATCGAACGGGGAGAGATCCCTGGTGCCGTCGTGAAAGCGGGCACGCTTGATGAAACTTTGCTGCAAGGTGCTGTCGGCGATCGAATCCTTTCGCCTGAGAAAATCCCCCTGCGCCCCGGCGATGTATTCGACCTGGCGTCGTTAACCAAACCACTGGCCACCAGCCTGGCCGTCATGAAGCTGGTCGATCAGAAGAAGCTAGACCTCAGCGAGCCCGTGGCGAAATACTGGCCCGAGTTCAAAGAGAATGGCAAAGAAGCCATCACTTCCATTGATCTGCTGACCCATCGTTCCGGGCTGATTGCCGATAACGCACTGGCCGATTACGCCCAGGATCCAGAGATATCCTGGCAGAAGATGGCCCGCTTGCCTTTACGCCAGCCTGCAGGAACTCGTTTCGTCTACTCCGATGTCGGCTTGATGGTGATGGGCCGGGTGGTCGAAAAGATCAGCGGCAAATCGCTCGCCGAGTTTTGTGCACAGGAACTCTATCAGCCTCTCGCTCTGCAACGAACTGGGTATCTTCCACCCTCCGCGTGGGCCGATCAACTCGTCCCAACCGAAGGGCCCGTCGGCACCGTACATGATCCCCGCGCAGCCTGGCTGGGTGGTGTCGCCGGTCACGCGGGCCTGTTTTCCGATGCTCACGGCATCGCCGTACTATCGCGAGCCATTCTGGTTTCGCTTCAAAATAAAGACTCTTTAGCGGCCAACATGCCCCGACTCTTCACTCCGGCGACTGCTCGGTTCATGGTCGCCCCTATTGAAGTTCCCGCTGTCAATTCCAGCGGGCCCACGACTGTTCACAGAGGTTTAGGTTGGGATATGCGATCGACCTACTCATCAAACAGACCCACGAAAATGTCAGACAGCGCCTTTGGTCATGGCGGATTTACCGGCACATCGCTCTGGATTGACCCGCAGCGAAAATTGTTCGTCTGCATTCTTTCCAGCAGGCTCTATCCCGATGGCAAGGGCGTCATCAATCCCCTCGCCCGCGAAATCGGCGATCGGATTGTCGAACAGTTCGATGCGCGAACAACGAGGCCCACGCCAGAAATTCTTCAGCCACCATCCGCGAATCGTTGA